One genomic segment of Drosophila melanogaster chromosome 3R includes these proteins:
- the CG7910 gene encoding uncharacterized protein, isoform A: MEIILRLLAFILNAFGMLVNKILDFVLPRQKPKFSGIRNPLLKKSVVELVTQLRRGEITSVELVSAYIARVQEVNPSLNAVVEDRFEAALQDAKLADQFIEKASSEFDRVALYTKYPILGVPFTVKESCGLKGLSFAVGSLARKNMKAPQDGDVVELVRAAGGIPLLVSANPEFCMSFETSNNIQGRCLNPYDLQRTSAGSSGGEASLNGCGATTFGVGSDISGSIRLPALFCGVFGHKPTGGLTSVKGHFPYSLTDKKFSEMLQIGPITRFARDLPLLLEIMAGDKKHKLKMSEPVALKDMKVYYAFGYSGFNCLTHPVVDFDIKLAITKAVTCLERGGVQSKKLDLKFLRNSLEIALVSLVDLKGLPSIVTQRADRDPSMRLLMVELFNSIIGHSIFTKEAMVLEVMKRFNGLMATGNMEEYRVEAQKIKSHLNQLLGTQGVLIMPTFHTSALCFHTSLLNVTGIDNLLLFNILGLPATHVPMGTNQRGMPIGLQVVAAQYQDKLCLKVAAELEAVFHGWVPPVPHDT, from the exons ATGGAGATCATTCTACGACTGCTGGCCTTCATTCTGAATGCCTTTGGCATGTTGGTGAATAAGATTCTAGATTTTGTATTGCCCCGTCAGAAACCCAAATTTTCGGGCATTCGTAATCCCCTGCTGAAGAAGTCCGTCGTTGAATTGGTCACCCAATTGCGACGCGGCGAG ATCACCTCGGTGGAGTTGGTTAGCGCCTATATAGCACGTGTGCAGGAAGTGAATCCTTCTCTGAATGCCGTTGTCGAGGATCGATTCGAGGCTGCCCTCCAAGATGCAAAATTGGCAGATCAGTTCATCGAAAAGGCGAGCTCTGAGTTCGATCGTGTGGCCCTGTACACCAAGTATCCCATACTGGGTGTACCGTTTACTGTCAAGGAGTCATGTGGTCTTAAAG GATTATCCTTTGCCGTGGGCAGTCTTGCTCGCAAAAATATGAAAGCCCCCCAGGACGGCGATGTGGTTGAACTGGTCCGTGCTGCTGGTGGCATACCCCTTTTGGTGTCTGCCAATCCAGAGTTTTGCATGAGTTTCGAAACCAGCAATAATATCCAAGGACGTTGCTTGAATCCATATGATCTGCAACGAACTTCCGCCGGATCTTCTGGCGGCGAGGCATCATTGAATGGCTGTGGAGCCACAACTTTTGGTGTGGGCTCCGATATCAGTGGTTCCATTCGCCTGCCGGCTCTGTTCTGCGGCGTTTTTGGCCACAAGCCCACTGGCGGGCTTACGTCGGTCAAGGGTCACTTCCCCTACTCGTTGACGGACAAGAAATTCTCCGAGATGCTGCAGATCGGTCCCATCACAAGATTCGCCAGGGATTTGCCCTTGCTGTTGGAAATAATGGCGGGCgataaaaaacacaaactgAAAATGTCTGAACCAGTTGCCCTGAAGGACATGAAG GTATACTATGCCTTTGGATACTCCGGCTTTAACTGCCTCACCCATCCCGTGGTGGACTTCGACATAAAACTGGCCATCACCAAAGCTGTCACGTGCTTGGAAAGAGGAGGTGTGCAGTCCAAGAAG TTGGATCTTAAATTCCTGAGAAACTCTCTCGAGATTGCCCTGGTTTCCCTGGTGGACTTGAAGGGTCTGCCCAGTATCGTAACACAGCGGGCGGATCGTGATCCATCGATGCGTTTGCTGATGGTGGAACTCTTCAACAGCATCATAGGTCACTCAATCTTCACCAAAGAGGCCATGGTACTGGAGGTGATGAAGCGATTCAACGGCCTTATGGCCACTGGAAACATGGAAGAATACCGAGTTGAGGCCCAGAAAATAAAGAGCCATCTGAAT CAATTGCTTGGTACCCAAGGAGTCCTCATCATGCCCACCTTCCACACTAGCGCCCTATGTTTTCACACCTCGCTGTTAAACGTGACGGGGATCGACAATCTGCTGCTGTTCAACATCCTTGGTCTGCCCGCCACCCATGTGCCCATGGGCACAAATCAACGGGGAATGCCCATAGGGTTGCAGGTGGTGGCCGCCCAATATCAGGACAAACTCTGCCTGAAGGTCGCCGCCGAACTGGAGGCCGTTTTTCACGGCTGGGTGCCACCGGTACCACATGACACATGA